Proteins found in one Cricetulus griseus strain 17A/GY chromosome X, alternate assembly CriGri-PICRH-1.0, whole genome shotgun sequence genomic segment:
- the LOC100767875 gene encoding melanoma antigen preferentially expressed in tumors, whose amino-acid sequence MMMDDRDPSTLLDLAIQSLLSNESVAIHSLEEIPRELFVPLFSAAFMGGYRKTLTAMVKVWPFTCLHIGTLSVQEPQRELLKAMVESLQFLPVHNSASRSPKLRILDVRQGVDCRTTCPEFGIRSPTCFHGCTHSARSILKLESQCSIVDPNPESQSSRQPMELLVDLSLDGTLREREFFALLLNKVEQSSGSLHLCCRDLQIDKFSYARNTLKFLDMTCIHNLAVDQASLSEVTNLMARMIYLDSLSLSKITCTSLHGKVFRVFLNYLGRMNCLKELNLSSFSLTDHLASLLRALPPNLDFLYLPFCEISYRDLKFLSQSPQASHLKLLNLSNNPMYWDDCGPFQILLQKLSDTLQHLAINHCHLTDAVLSAILPALTKCSHLRVISFVSNPITMPMLMRIVHYLTPLMELKYVIYPIPVHCYEQWHFHSSLDRQKLADVQAQLKAMLQAAKRSDMNWITYSQ is encoded by the exons ATGATGATGGATGACAGGGACCCATCCACACTGTTGGATCTTGCTATACAAAGTCTACTGAGCAATGAATCTGTTGCAATTCATTCCCTGGAGGAGATCCCAAGGGAGCTTTTTGTTCCATTGTTCTCTGCTGCGTTCATGGGAGGATACAGGAAGACACTGACAGCAATGGTGAAGGTTTGGCCCTTTACCTGTCTCCACATTGGAACGCTGAGTGTTCAGGAACCCCAGCGTGAACTCCTGAAAGCCATGGTTGAGAGTCTTCAGTTCCTACCTGTCCATAACTCAGCTTCTAG GAGCCCTAAGCTGAGGATCCTAGATGTAAGGCAGGGTGTTGACTGCAGGACAACGTGCCCTGAATTTGGTATCAGATCGCCTACTTGTTTTCATGGCTGTACTCACTCTGCACGATCTATTCTGAAGTTAGAAAGCCAATGCAGCATTGTAGATCCAAATCCTGAAAGTCAGTCCTCAAGGCAGCCTATGGAATTACTAGTAGATCTATCCCTTGATGGCACCTTAAGAGAAAGGGAattttttgctttgcttctgaATAAAGTTGAGCAGAGCTCAGGGTCCTTGCACCTCTGCTGCCGAGATTTGCAAATTGATAAATTTTCTTATGCCAGAAACACTCTCAAATTTCTAGATATGACATGCATTCATAACCTGGCAGTTGATCAGGCTTCACTGAGTGAAGTCACAAACCTTATGGCTCGCATGATCTATCTGGACAGTCTTAGTCTGTCTAAAATCACTTGTACGTCTTTGCATGGGAAAGTCTTCCGGGTGTTTCTCAACTATCTTGGGCGGATGAACTGCCTGAAAGAGCTCAACTTGTCTTCCTTCAGCCTCACAGATCATCTGGCCAGCCTACTCAG AGCCTTACCGCCTAATTTGGATTTCTTGTATCTGCCATTCTGTGAAATTTCTTACAGAGACCTTAAATTTCTGTCCCAGAGTCCCCAGGCCTCCCACCTAAAGCTGTTGAATCTTAGTAACAACCCAATGTACTGGGATGACTGTGGGCCCTTTCAGATTCTTTTGCAGAAACTCTCAGATACCTTGCAGCATTTGGCTATAAACCATTGCCATTTAACGGATGCTGTACTCTCTGCTATCCTTCCAGCCCTAACGAAGTGTTCCCATCTCCGTGTGATTAGTTTTGTCTCTAATCCCATTACAATGCCTATGCTTATGAGAATCGTTCATTACTTAACACCTTTGATGGAGCTGAAATATGTGATTTATCCTATCCCTGTGCATTGCTATGAACAATGGCATTTTCATAGCAGCTTAGACCGACAGAAGCTTGCTGATGTCCAAGCACAACTGAAGGCGATGCTACAAGCAGCAAAGCGGAGTGACATGAACTGGATCACTTATTCTCAGTAA